A genomic segment from Nicotiana tabacum cultivar K326 chromosome 9, ASM71507v2, whole genome shotgun sequence encodes:
- the LOC142163983 gene encoding secreted RxLR effector protein 161-like, with amino-acid sequence MEDSKGIDTHIATSTKLDLDEPVSSVDKKIYRGMIESLLYLTVSRPDIVFSVGFCARFQKNPEESHLKAVKRILRYLKEQLIFAYGFLMDRKSTSGMTHCLGSCLVSWDTKKQNSVALSTAEAEYVDVASCYAQLLWIKQQLMDFGIDSYTRELAVKNLVHRAYKVTSGLKSSDVASEVAENLEKRFVLVGTIARVETGVSRTICCKNKK; translated from the exons ATGGAAGATTCCAAAGGAATTGACACTCATATAGCAACATCCACAAAATTGGATTTGGATGAACCTGTTTCATCTGTTGATAAGAAAATATATAGGGGGATGATTGAAtctttgttatatctcactgTTAGTAGACCTGACATAGTTTTCAGTGTAGGCTTTTGTGCTAGATTTCAGAAAAATCCAGAAGAGTCTCACTTGAAGGctgtcaagaggatcttgagatacttAAAGGAACAACTAATCTTTgcctatg gttttcttatGGATAGAAAGAGTACTTCAGGTATGACACACtgtcttggctcatgtcttgtatcTTGGGACACCAAAAAGCAAAACTCTGTAGCTTtgtctactgctgaagctgagtatgtggaTGTTGCATCATGttatgctcaattgttgtggattaAGCAgcaattaatggactttggaattgat TCTTACACAAGAGAACTTGCAGTGAAGAACCTAGTTCATCGAGCTTATAAG GTAACCTCTGGGTTAAAATCTTCTGATGTTGCTTCTGAAGTTGCTGAAAATCTTGAGAAAAGATTTGTTTTAGTTGGTACAATTGCTAGAGTAGAAACTGGAGTGTCGAGAACAATatgttgtaaaaataaaaaatag